The genome window CGCCGCGGTCGCCTCCGCCTGGCCGGGGTGGAGCCGGTCGTGGCCGAACCGCTCCTGGGCTGTCCGTCGGACCTTCGCGGTTGTCGTGCTCACCCGCTCGACCCTAGGGGTGTCTCCCAACTGCCATCACCGCGGCGGCAGCGGCCTGGTCCGCGGCCGGACGGTTCTGGCTGAGCTTCGCCTTGCCCTCCACCGAGGTCACCCGGATCTCGAGGCCGACGATCGCCTTGAGCATGCCGTCGATGTAGTCCTCCGGCGCATCGGCGACCTGCCAAGGCTCGGTCCGATTTCCTTCATGGCGGTCCGTGAGCTCAGTGACAACCGAGCGCAACCACCCCGCGTCCGGCCTGACCGTGACCGCGCCGGCGATGTGGACCGCGGTGTAGTTCCAGGTCGGCACGACCTTGCCGTGCTCTGCCTTGGCGGCGTACAGCGACGGCGAGATGTACGCCTCGGGGCCGCCGACGATGAGCAGCGCGGGCGAACCATCGACGATCTCGCGCCAGTGCGGGTTGGCCTTGGCGATGTGTGCGACGACGACCTCGTCGCGCCAGATGATCGGCAGCAGCGTCGCCTGCGGCACGCCGTCGGGGCCCGACGTGACGAACCAGGCCGACCCGACTTCCGCGACAAATGCGCGGAGCGCGGCCTCGTCCTCCCAGCGGTTGAAGACCGGCGTGTACATCAGAGCCGATCAGCCGTTGAGCTCGTCACGCCAGGCGAGCAGCGCACGGAGCGGCTCGAGGTCGAAGTCAGGGCCGCCGACGCCGTACGTGAAGAGGCGGGCGCCGAGGTCGTACGACGAGCGCGCGGTCTCGAGGTCGCCGCCCTGGATCCCGACGGAGACCTCGATCTCGTCGACGTCGCGGCCGATGGCCTCGCAGTGACCGCCGAGCACGCCGAGCTTGTGCCTGAGATCGTCGCCCGTGACGAAGGTGTGCCAGATGTCGGCGTGCGCGGCGACGTACTTGAGCGTCTTCTTCTCGCCTCCGCCGCCGATGAGGACCGGGATGTCGCGCGTGGGGGCGGGGTTGAGCGTGGCCCACCGGGACTCGATCCGCGGGAGCGCCTCACCGAGGGCGTCGAGGCGACCGCCGGCGGTGCCGAACTCGTAGCCGTACTCGTCGTAGTCCTTCTCGAACCAACCCGACCCGATGCCGAAGATGAGCCGCCCGCCGCTGATGTGGTCGACGGTGCGGGCCATGTCGGCGAGCAGCTCCGGGTTGCGGTAGGAGTTGCAGGTCACGAGGCAGCCGATCTCAGCACGCTCGGTCTGCTCCGCCCATGCGGCCAGCGTCGTCCACGCCTCGAAGTGCTTGCCCTCGGGCTCGCCGTACAGCGGGTAGAAGTGGTCCCAGTTGAAGATGACGTCGACGCCGAGCTCCTCGGCCCGCGCCACCGCGTCGCGGTAGGGCCCGTAGTCGCTGTGCTGCGGCTGGAGCTGGACACCGATGCGGACAGGTCGCGAGGTCATGAGCTCATCGTAGGGAGACGACGTAACAGCGCCATGAACATGGCGTCGGTCTGATGGCGATGCGGCCAGAGCTGGACGGTGCCGTCCACAGGGCCGGCGCTCTCGGCGATGTCGCCGACGAGGCCGCCGAGCGGCTCGAGGGTGACATCGGTGCGGGCGGCGAAGACTGCGTCGACGACCTCGGACGTCTCCGCGAGCACCGGGCTGCAGGTCGCGTAGAGGACCGCTCCTCCCGGCCGGACGAGGTCGAGGGCCGAGGAGAGCAGCGCCACCTGGAGGGGCACGAGCTCGTCGATGTCCGTGGCCGTACGTCGCCACCGCGACTCCGGGCGACGCCGCAGAGCACCGAGACCCGAGCAGGGAGCGTCGACGAGGACACGGTCGAACGAACCACTGCGGTACGGAGGCCGGGCGCCGTCACCCGTGACCACCCCTGCGACACCTTCGGCGCCGGTGAGGTTCTGGGCGACGAGCCGAGCGCGGTGGAACTGTGCCTCGTTGGCGAGGAGCGTGGCTCCGCGCTGCGCGGCGAGCGCGGCGAGAAGGGCCGACTTCCCGCCAGGGCCGGCGCAGAGGTCGAGCCAGCGCTCGTCGGGGCCGTCGACCGGGGCATCCGCCGCGGCGAGGGCGACGAGCTGCGAACCCTCGTCCTGCACGCCGGCGCGGCGTTCGCGGACCGGCGCGAGGTCGGCGAGGCTGCCTGCCGGGGCCATTGCGCCGTAGGGGGACAGCATCGTCGGCTCGGCGCCAAGGTCGACAAGCTCCGCGACAGTCGCGCGGCCGGGGCGGGCGACGAGGGTGACTCGCGGGGCGGCGTTGTCGGCCGCGAGAAGGCGGCGGAGTTCGGCCCCATTCGGTGGTGACGGAGGGCCCACTCGGAGGGACGCAGCGAGCAGGTCGACGATCCAGGCGGGATGGGAGAACTCGAGGGCGTCGCGGGCGACCCCAGGAGCGGGCGCGAGTTCGTCGACCCACTCCTCCAGCGAGCGGGTGGCCACCTTGCGGAGCACGGCGTTGGTGAAGGAGGCGGCGCCGGGGCCGACCTTGGACTTCACGAGCTCGACCGTGGAGTTGATCGCCGCATGGTCGGGCACCCGCATCGAGAGCAGCTGGTGGCAGCCGAGTCGCAGCGCGTCGCGCACCTTGGCCTCGACCTTGCTGAGCGGTCGGTCGATGCAGGCGGCCAGGACGGCGTCGTACGTGCCCTGCTGGCGCAGGGTCCCGGAGGCGAGCTCGGTGGCGAAGGCGGCGTCGCGGCCGGAGAGCCCATGCGTGGCAAGGGCGTGCGGCAGCACGAGATTGGCGTAGGCGTCGTCGACGCGGACCGCCTTCAGGACCTCGAAGGCGGCCAGGCGAGCGGGGTCGACCCGGCGGTCATTCCGCGACAAGGTCGCCCTCGACCCTCAATCCCCGTGCCCAGTCGGCCGCCGGCGTCTCCTTCTTCCCGAAGGCCTTGACCAGGCCCAGCCGGACGGCCGTCGAGGCGGTGCCGACGAGGACCTCGTTCTTCGAGATCTCGACGTGCCCCGCCGGAAGCGACTCGGAGGTCACGGTGACCGGGCCGAGCTTCACCCGCGACCCCTCCTCGCCCAGACCGGGCAGGGACGTCCAGGCGCCGGGCGCCGGCGTACAGGCGCGGATGCGACGGTCGACGCCGACCGCGGGCTCGGACCAGACGATGCGGGCGTCGTCGACCGAGATCTTCGGCGCGAGCGTGACGCCGTCGAGCGGCTGCGGCCGGGCCTCGATCTGGCCGAGCTCGATGCCGTCGAGCGTGGCGACCAGGAGCGACGCGCCGCCTTGGGCGAGGCGGTCCAGGAGGTCGCCGGAAGTGTCGGTCGGCCGGATCCGCTCGGTCATGACACCGAAGGTGGGGCCGGCATCGAGCTCGGGCACGATCCGGAACGTCGTCGCGCCGGTGAACTCGTCGCCCGCCCACACCGAGTGCTGGACCGGTGCAGCGCCGCGCCAGGCGGGCAGCAGCGAGAAGTGCAGGTTGATCCAGCCGTGGGTCGGAATGTCCAGTGCCGACTGGGGAAGAAGCGCTCCATAGGCGACGACGGGGCAGGTGTCCGGCTCCAGTCCGCGGAGGGTCTCCTGGAAGTCCGGATCGCGCGGATGCGACGGCTTGAGCACCGGGATGCCCAGCTCCTCGGCACGCTGAGCGACCGGTGAGGCGACGAGGCGACGGCCGCGACCGGCGGGTGCGTCGGGACGCGTGACCACCGCGACGACCTCGTGCGGCGACGCGTGGATCGCGTCGAGCGAGGGCAGCGCCACCTCGGGCGTGCCGGCGAAGACGACTCGCATCAGGTCAGAAGCCGAAGCCGTTGGTGGCGTGCGGGCTCACCTTGATCGTCGGCTGCTCGAGGCCGAACCACTCGGACTCGCGGATCTGCTTCATCGCGGCCTTGCGGGAGGCGTCGTCCAGCTTGTCGATGAAGAGGATCCCGTCGAGGTGATCGGTCTCGTGCTGGATCGCGCGGGCCAGCAGCTCAGAGCCCTCGATGACGACCGGCTCCCCGTGCATGTTGAAGCCCTTCGCTGCCACGTAGAGCGCGCGTCGGCAGTCATAGGTCAGTCCCGGCAGCGAGAGACAGCCCTCGTCCCCCTCCTGGATCTCCTCGGAGAGCGTGAGCTCGGGGTTGATCAGGTGGCCGACCTCGCCGTCGACGTACCAGGTGAAGACGCGCAGGCCGACGCCGATCTGCGGGGCGGCGAGGCCGGCACCCGGGGCGTCGAGCATGGTGTCGGTGAGGTCCTGGACCAGCGTGCGGAGCTCGCGGTCGAAGTCGACGACCTCGGTCGCGCGACGGCGCAGGACGGGGTCGCCGAAGAGGCGGATGGGCTGAACTGCCATACAGGAGAGGTTAGATGCTGGGCGGGTCGAGCTGAATTCGGACGGGGTCGAGCCGGCGGGCCGCCCGCACGCGGGCGAGTTCGGCCAGCGCAACAGCGAGTGCCGCCCCCTCGGCCACCGGCGTGCGTACGACGGCACGCCACTGCTCCCCGTCCGGCACCGGCCCCAGCACTTCGCCCGCCGGAGGGAGCGCGAGGATCGTGAGCGCGTCGTCGACGGCGCCCGCGTCGCCGGTGATCGTGGCCAGCCTCGCGGCCGGCGGCAGATGAGCGCTGGCCCGCTCGGCCATCTCCCGGGCGACGTAGCCGGACTGGTCCCACCGGACGAGCGCCTGGACGACGGGATGGGCCGGATCACCGATGACCATGCCACGGCCGCCCGGCCCGGCGAGGCCGAGGGCGTTGGAGTAGCGCCGGAGGACGTCCTCATCCGCGCGCAGCCCCGGCCAGCCCAGCGCGAGCCAGGTGTCGAGCAGGACGACGGCGGCGTAGCCGCCCTCGGCGGCAGGCTCCGCTCCCGGCGTGGCCACCACGATCGTGCGCCCCCGGGAGACGGTCGGCAGGATCCGCTCACCGCTCGACGAAACGACCCGCAGACCCGGGAAGGACCGCCCGAGCTCTTCAGCGGTCCGCGCGTCACCGACGACGGGGGCGCGCAGCCCATGGCCGCCGCAGTGGGCGCACTGCCAGGCGTCGACCACGGTGCCGCACCACCGGCAGGCGGGAGGAGTCGCGGGCGCAGACTGGTGGAGCGGTCCGGTGCAGACCGAGCAGCGCGCCGGCGTACGGCAGCTGTCGCAGGCGAGTGCTGCGGCATAGCCACGTCGTGGGACCTGGACGAGGACGGGCCCAGTCTCGGCGGCGCTGCGGATGAGGTCGTGCGCCTCCGTGGGCAGGCGGGTCGCGCGCGCCAGCGGATCACGGTCGAGCGAGATGTCGCTCGCGCCGGGCACCGAGACGGTGAGGCGGCTCCGCGACAGGGCGCGGGTCGGCGCGATGTCGTGGGCCCAGCCGGACTGCACCAGCGCCTGGGCCTCTGCCGAGCGCGCGAAGCCACCGACGAGGAAGCCGGCGCCGGCCAGCTCGGCGCGGAGTCGGGCGACCTCCCGCACCTGGGGGTACGGCGACCGCGGCTCGGACAGCAGCTCGTCTCCCTCGTCCCAGACGGCGATGATCCCGAGGTCGGCGACCGGCGCCCAGATCGCGGCGCGTGTGCCGATCGCCACCTTCACCGCGCCGCGGCGCAGGGCGAGGAAGGCGCTGTAGCGAGGGGCCGGGCCCTGGTCCGCGGTGAGCACGACGTGCTGACCCTCCCCCAGCACCGCGTCGAGCGCAGCCGAGAGTCCGGCGATGTCCTTGTGCTCCGGCACGCACACGACGGCACCACGCCCGGCCGAGAGCGCGGCAGCGACGGCATGTGCGATCAGCGTCGCCCAGTCGGTGCCCGGCGCGGCGTGCCAGACCGCACGGGGTCCGCCCCCGGTGGCCAGGTGCCTGAGGAAGGCCCCTGCCGGCTCATGCCCGGCCCACGCCGCCAGGGCGGCCTGCGGGTCGACCACCGGCGGAGCGGTGGGCCGGGAGACGAGACGCTCGGTCGCGGCATGCCGTGGCGGGATGGCCAGTCGCAGCACGTCGGAACGGGTGCCGGCGTAGTGCTCGGCGACGGCCGCGGCGAGGGCGGCGATCTCCTCGGTCAGGACGGGCTCTGTCCCGACGACGCGACGCAGCGGTGCGAGCCGGCCGCCGGCCTCGGTGTGCTCGGAGCGGTCGCTGCGGGCGATCAGGAAACCGTCGGCGTCCTGGGTGCCGAACTTCGCCTTGACCCGTACGCCGGGCTCGGCCGCCTCCGCCATCGACACGGGCACGGCGTAGTCGAAGACCCGGTCGAGATGTGCACCCGGCAGGTCGAGCAGGACGTGCGCGACCGGCAGGATCGGAGAGATCTCCGCCTCGGCCTGCTTGCGGGCCCGCGTGGCCTGCGCCTTGCGCGCGCCCTCCTTGGCCCGATCGCGAACGAGCCCGGGGAGTTCCAGCTCCCCGGGCTCGTTGGAGCTGGTCATGTCAGACGCCGGCGGCGGCCTTCAGGGCGTCGGCACGGTCGGTCTTCTCCCACGTGAACTCGGGGAGCTCGCGACCGAAGTGGCCGTAGGCGGCCGTCTTCGCGTAGATCGGACGCAGCAGGTCGAGGTCGCGCAGGATCGCGCCGGGACGCAGGTCGAAGACCTCGAGCACCGCGGCCTGGATCTTCTCAACCGGGACGGTCTCGGTGCCGAACGTCTCGACGAAGACACCGACGGGCTTGGCGACACCGATGGCGTAGGCGACCTGGACCTCGGCGCGGCGGGCGAGGCCCGCGGCGACGATGTTCTTGGCGACCCAGCGCATGGCGTAGGCGGCCGAGCGGTCGACCTTCGACGGGTCCTTGCCGGAGAAGGCACCACCACCGTGACGGGCCATGCCGCCGTAGGTGTCGACGATGATCTTGCGGCCGGTCAGGCCGGCGTCACCCATCGGGCCACCGACGACGAACTTGCCGGTGGGGTTGATGTGCAGCTTGTAGCCGTCGAACGGGACGCTCGTCTTGAACTGCTCGAGGACGGGCTCGATGACCTTTGCCTGGATGTCCGCCTTCAGCTGCTCCTGCGTGACGTCCTCGGAGTGCTGCGTCGACAGCACCACGGTGTCGACGCGGACGGCGCGGTTGTCGTCGTCGTACTCGATGGTGACCTGGGTCTTGCCGTCGGGACGGAGGTACGCGAGCGTGCCGTCCTTGCGGACCTCGGTGAGCTTCTCCGCGAGGGTCTGGGCGATCTTGATCGGGAGGGGGAAGAGCTCCGGCGTGTCGTCGCAGGCGTAGCCGAACATCAGCCCCTGGTCGCCGGCGCCCTGCTTGTCGAGCTCGTCCGAGGAGCCGCCGAGGCGGACGTCCTCGGCGGTGTCGACGCCCTGCGCGATGTCGGGCGACTGGGCACCGATCGCGACCTGGACGCCACACGAGTTGCCGTCGAAGCCCTTGGTGGAGGAGTCGTAGCCGATCTCGAGGATCTTCTGGCGCACGAGCTGCGCGACCGGCGCGTACGCCTTGGTGGTGACCTCGCCGGCCACGACCACGAGGCCGGTGGTCAGGAGCGTCTCGACCGCGACACGGCTCTTGGGGTCGTGCTCGAGCAGGTAGTCGAGGACGGTGTCGCTGATCTGGTCAGCGATCTTGTCCGGGTGACCCTCAGTCACCGACTCGGAGGTGAACAGGCGTCCAGTCACGTTTTTACTCCTGAAGATCTGTAGTGGGCTGGGCTGAGAATAGTCCAGTCACCTGGTCCCAAATGACGTGGCTCAAAACAGCCTTGGATCCGCTGGGTACGTCGACCGACGACCCGTCTGCGGACAGGATGACAGCTTCGTTGTCGGCGTGTCCGAAGACCTTGCCGCCGCTGACGTCGTTGACGACCAGGAGGTCGCACCCCTTGCGGGCGAGCTTGGCGCGGCCCAGCTCGAGGACCGAGCCCGTGGCGTCACCCGTCTCGGCTGCGAAACCGACCACGATCTGGCCCGGGTGGGACCGCTCGTGGCTGATCGTGGCAAGGATGTCGGGGTTCTGCTCCAGCTCGATCGACGGAGCGGAGCCGTCGCCGGCCTTCTTGATCTTCGAGTCGCTGAAGGAGGTCGGTCGGAAGTCCGCCGGCGCGGCAGCCATGACGATCGCGTCCGCCGCCCGGGACTCGGCGAGCACGGCGTCGCGGAGCTCGCTCGTGGACTCCACGCGGACGACCTTGACGCCGGCCGGGTCGGACAGGGTCACGTTGGCGGCGACGAGCGTGACGCTGGCGCCGCGGGCTGCTGCGGCCCGGGCGAGCGCGTAGCCCTGCAGGCCGCTGGAACGGTTGCCGAGGAACCGGACCGGGTCGAGATACTCCCGGGTGCCGCCGGCACTGACGACGACATGGCGCCCGGTGAGGTCGAGCTCGGCCCGCCCGCGGGCGAGGATCTCCGCGCAGAGCTCCGCGATCTCCGCCGGCTCGGGCAGGCGACCCTTGCCGGTGTCCTTACCGGTGAGACGTCCCTCGGCCGGCTCGATGACCAGCGCACCGCGCTCACGCAGTGTCGCGACGTTGGCCTGCGTCGCCGCGTGCTCCCACATCTCGGTGTGCATCGCCGGGGCGAAGACCACCGGACAGCGGGCGGTGAGCAGCACGTTGGTGAGCAGGTCGTCGGCCATGCCATGGGCAGCACGCGCCATCGTGTTGGCCGTGGCAGGGGCGACGACGACGAGGTCGGCGGTCTGGCCGATCCGGACGTGCGGAACATCGGTGATGTTCTCGAAGACCTCGGTGCTCACCGGCTTCCCGGAGAGCGCCTCCCACGTCGGCGCGCCGACGAATCGAAGGGCCTCACGGGTCGGCACGACGGTGACGTCGAGGCCCGACTCGGTGAGTTTGCGCAGCAGGTCGGCGGCCTTGTAGGCGGCGATCCCGCCCGTCACCCCTAGAACCACAGAAAGCCGCGCCTTGGGCGCGGCTTCTGTGAGTGACGTTGTCGTCAGCGGATGCTCACTCTGCGGCGGCGAACGGGTCCGCGGTGGTGGCGGCCTTGGCGGCAGCCTCCTCGGCGGCCAGCTCGGCCGGGTCCACCTCTTCGCAGGTCAGGAGGTCGTCGTTGATCTCGCGGAGCGCGATCGACAGCGGCTTCTCCTGCACGTGCGTCTCGACCAGCGGGCCGACGTACTCGAGCAGGCCCTCGCCGAGCTGGGAGTAGTAGGCGTTGATCTGACGGGCGCGCTTGGCTCCGTAGAGGACCAGGCGGTACTTGCTGTCGGTCTTGCTCAGCAGGTCGTCGATGGACGGATTCGTCACGCCCTGCGCGTCGATCTCGGGAGAAGCCACGTGGCTCACGCCTCACTGTCGGTGGATGGTGCAGTCATCAAGGCTACCAACTGCGCGGCAGCATCGTGAACTTCACGGTTGACGATGGTCACGTCGAACTCCGCCTCCGCGGCGAGCTCGACTCGCGCGGTCTCGAGGCGACGCTCGCGCTCCTCCTCGCTCTCAGTGCCGCGGCCGACGAGCCGACGCACCAGCTCCTCCCACGACGGCGGGGCGAGGAAGACGAAGAGCGCCTCGGGGCCTCCGTCACGGTTCAGGGTCTCGCGCACCTGACGAGCGCCCTGCAGGTCGATCTCGAGCAGCGCCGGACGTCCGGCTGCGAGCGCAGCCTCGACGGGTTTGCGCGGCGTGCCGTACCGGGCGACCCTGTGGACCGTCGCCCACTCGAGCAGCTCGCCCTCGGCGACCATCCGGTCGAACTCCTCGTCGGAGACGAAGTGGTAGTGGACGCCGTCGACCTCCCCCGGGCGTGGCGGGCGGGTCGTGGCGGAGACGGAGTACCAGACGTCGGGGTGCTCGTCGCGGATGGCGGCGGCGACGGTCCCCTTGCCGACCGCGGTCGGCCCGGCGAGAACGACGAGGCGGGACTGCTCAGCCACGCTCAACCACGCGCTCCGAACTCACGCGTGAGTGCGGCGATCTGGTTGACGCCGAGGCCGCGGACGCGGCGGCTCTCCGCGATCTCGAGGCGCTCCATCAGCGCCTTGGCACGGACCTTGCCGACACCCGGCATCGCCTGGAGCAGGTCGAGGACCTTCATCTTGCCGATCACGCGGCCGAGCTCGTCGTCACCCTGGCCCTGCTCGATCACGGAGATGATCGAGGCGCCCGAGTTCTTGAGCCGGTTCTTGATCTCGGCGCGCTCACGGCGCGAGGCCGCGGCCTTCGCGAGAGCCGCCTGACGCTGTTCGGGGGTCAACGGGGGTAGAGCCACGGCGCCACCCTAGAGCGTGAGGGGGGTGTGGCACACGTCGCGGACCTCCTGCTGGACGTTGGCCAGCGCCGTGGTCACCTTCTCCGACTGGAGTGCGGTCGCGGCGGCCTTGATCTTCGCCTCGTCCTTCTCCTCGACGGCCCGCTCGAGTGTGCCCACGGCCTTGATCACCGTGTCCCAGTCGGGCGTGATGTCCGTCGGTGCCTTGCCCTGCAGGGCACGCAGGTCGGGCAGCGCCTCGATGAGCGCGTCCTTGTCGCCACTGTCGACGACGCCACTGAGATGCTTCTGGCGGCTGCTCACCTCCTTGCAGTACGCCGACACCTGGTCGCCGCAGCCGGCGCTGACCGCTCCTGCGGCCAGGAGGACGAGGCTCAGCGCACCGGAGGCCGCGCGGATCATGCCGTCAGCGCCTCATTGGTGCGTCGTGCCGCCTCGGCGAGACGTGTTGCGGCGGGCCCCTCGCGTAGCAGGCCGCGCGACGAGCTCGGAAGGACCGTCAGGTCGCCGAAGATCCGGCGGATGTCCGCCACGGTGCCGCCCTGCTCGCCGAAGCCGGGCGCGAGGATCGGGCCGTTGAAGTCGAGGTCCGTGCCCGCGTCCCCCACGGTCGCGCCGACCACGGCGCCGAACGACCCCAAGGGCGTCTCGCCCGCGTTGAGCGCGGCAAGGTGGCCGAAGATCCGCGCTGCCACGGACTCCCCCGTGTCGGTCGTCGAGCGCTGGACCTCCGGGCCCTCCTTGTTGGAGGTCAGCCCGAGGACGAAGAGGCCGGCGTCGAACCGGCGCGCCGTGTCGACGAACGGGTCGAGGGAGCCGAACCCGAGGTAGGGGCTCAGGGTGATGGCGTCGGAGGCGAGCGGGCTGGCGGGATCGAGGTAGGCGTCGGCGTACGCCTGCGACGTGGAGCCGATGTCGCCACGCTTGACGTCAAGGAGGACGAGGGCGCCGGCCGACCGCGACTCGGCGATGACGCGCTCGAGGACGGCGATGCCGCGCGAGCCGAAGCGCTCGTAGAAGGCGCTCTGCGGCTTGATCACGCTGACGTGCGGAGCGAGGCCCTCGACGGCCGTCAGCGCGAACCGCTCCAGCCCCTCGACGGTGTCGGGCAGCTCCCACTCGGCCAGCAGGCTCGCGTGCGGGTCGATGCCGGCACACAGCGGCCCGCGCTGCTCGATCGCGGCGTGGAGCCGGGCTCCGAACGACAGACCCATCAGCGCAGTCCCTTCGCGACGGTGCGGGGCCAGAGCGGACCCTCGTAGATGAAGGCGGTGTACCCCTGGACGAGCGTGGCACCCCCGTCGAGCTTCGCCTGTGCGTCGGCGGCGGTGGTGACGCCCCCGACGCCGATGAGCGTGAGGGCTGTGCCCACCCGGTTCCTGAGCAGCGAGAGCACCTCGAGGCTGCGCTCCTTGAGCGGGCGACCCGACAGGCCGCCGGCGCCGACCTCCTCGAGCTGGCTCGGGTGCGAGCGCAGGCCGTCGCGGCTGATCGTGGTGTTGGTGGCGATGATTCCGTCGAGGCCGATCGTCACCGCCATGTCCGCGACGTCACGCACGTCGTCGTCGGCCAGATCCGGAGCGATCTTGACCAGCAGGGGAACGCGTCGGTCGGTCGCCTGGTCGGCCGTGCGGCGCACGTGCTCGAGCAGCGGCTGCAGCTTGTCGATCGCCTGCAGGCTCCGAAGTCCGGGCGTGTTGGGTGAGCTCACGTTGACGACCAGGTAGTCGGCGTACGGCGACAGCAGCCGCGTCGACAGGGCGTAGTCGTCCTCGACGGCTCGCTGGTCGTTCTCCGGCACGAGCTTCGTCTTGCCGATGTTGATGCCCAGCACGGGCCCGGTGTCGCCGGAGGGGCGCGCGTCGAGGCGGGC of Nocardioides sp. Kera G14 contains these proteins:
- a CDS encoding FMN-binding negative transcriptional regulator, which produces MYTPVFNRWEDEAALRAFVAEVGSAWFVTSGPDGVPQATLLPIIWRDEVVVAHIAKANPHWREIVDGSPALLIVGGPEAYISPSLYAAKAEHGKVVPTWNYTAVHIAGAVTVRPDAGWLRSVVTELTDRHEGNRTEPWQVADAPEDYIDGMLKAIVGLEIRVTSVEGKAKLSQNRPAADQAAAAAVMAVGRHP
- a CDS encoding LLM class F420-dependent oxidoreductase, producing the protein MTSRPVRIGVQLQPQHSDYGPYRDAVARAEELGVDVIFNWDHFYPLYGEPEGKHFEAWTTLAAWAEQTERAEIGCLVTCNSYRNPELLADMARTVDHISGGRLIFGIGSGWFEKDYDEYGYEFGTAGGRLDALGEALPRIESRWATLNPAPTRDIPVLIGGGGEKKTLKYVAAHADIWHTFVTGDDLRHKLGVLGGHCEAIGRDVDEIEVSVGIQGGDLETARSSYDLGARLFTYGVGGPDFDLEPLRALLAWRDELNG
- a CDS encoding RsmB/NOP family class I SAM-dependent RNA methyltransferase: MSRNDRRVDPARLAAFEVLKAVRVDDAYANLVLPHALATHGLSGRDAAFATELASGTLRQQGTYDAVLAACIDRPLSKVEAKVRDALRLGCHQLLSMRVPDHAAINSTVELVKSKVGPGAASFTNAVLRKVATRSLEEWVDELAPAPGVARDALEFSHPAWIVDLLAASLRVGPPSPPNGAELRRLLAADNAAPRVTLVARPGRATVAELVDLGAEPTMLSPYGAMAPAGSLADLAPVRERRAGVQDEGSQLVALAAADAPVDGPDERWLDLCAGPGGKSALLAALAAQRGATLLANEAQFHRARLVAQNLTGAEGVAGVVTGDGARPPYRSGSFDRVLVDAPCSGLGALRRRPESRWRRTATDIDELVPLQVALLSSALDLVRPGGAVLYATCSPVLAETSEVVDAVFAARTDVTLEPLGGLVGDIAESAGPVDGTVQLWPHRHQTDAMFMALLRRLPTMSS
- the fmt gene encoding methionyl-tRNA formyltransferase; amino-acid sequence: MRVVFAGTPEVALPSLDAIHASPHEVVAVVTRPDAPAGRGRRLVASPVAQRAEELGIPVLKPSHPRDPDFQETLRGLEPDTCPVVAYGALLPQSALDIPTHGWINLHFSLLPAWRGAAPVQHSVWAGDEFTGATTFRIVPELDAGPTFGVMTERIRPTDTSGDLLDRLAQGGASLLVATLDGIELGQIEARPQPLDGVTLAPKISVDDARIVWSEPAVGVDRRIRACTPAPGAWTSLPGLGEEGSRVKLGPVTVTSESLPAGHVEISKNEVLVGTASTAVRLGLVKAFGKKETPAADWARGLRVEGDLVAE
- the def gene encoding peptide deformylase gives rise to the protein MAVQPIRLFGDPVLRRRATEVVDFDRELRTLVQDLTDTMLDAPGAGLAAPQIGVGLRVFTWYVDGEVGHLINPELTLSEEIQEGDEGCLSLPGLTYDCRRALYVAAKGFNMHGEPVVIEGSELLARAIQHETDHLDGILFIDKLDDASRKAAMKQIRESEWFGLEQPTIKVSPHATNGFGF
- a CDS encoding primosomal protein N' — its product is MTSSNEPGELELPGLVRDRAKEGARKAQATRARKQAEAEISPILPVAHVLLDLPGAHLDRVFDYAVPVSMAEAAEPGVRVKAKFGTQDADGFLIARSDRSEHTEAGGRLAPLRRVVGTEPVLTEEIAALAAAVAEHYAGTRSDVLRLAIPPRHAATERLVSRPTAPPVVDPQAALAAWAGHEPAGAFLRHLATGGGPRAVWHAAPGTDWATLIAHAVAAALSAGRGAVVCVPEHKDIAGLSAALDAVLGEGQHVVLTADQGPAPRYSAFLALRRGAVKVAIGTRAAIWAPVADLGIIAVWDEGDELLSEPRSPYPQVREVARLRAELAGAGFLVGGFARSAEAQALVQSGWAHDIAPTRALSRSRLTVSVPGASDISLDRDPLARATRLPTEAHDLIRSAAETGPVLVQVPRRGYAAALACDSCRTPARCSVCTGPLHQSAPATPPACRWCGTVVDAWQCAHCGGHGLRAPVVGDARTAEELGRSFPGLRVVSSSGERILPTVSRGRTIVVATPGAEPAAEGGYAAVVLLDTWLALGWPGLRADEDVLRRYSNALGLAGPGGRGMVIGDPAHPVVQALVRWDQSGYVAREMAERASAHLPPAARLATITGDAGAVDDALTILALPPAGEVLGPVPDGEQWRAVVRTPVAEGAALAVALAELARVRAARRLDPVRIQLDPPSI
- the metK gene encoding methionine adenosyltransferase, with protein sequence MTGRLFTSESVTEGHPDKIADQISDTVLDYLLEHDPKSRVAVETLLTTGLVVVAGEVTTKAYAPVAQLVRQKILEIGYDSSTKGFDGNSCGVQVAIGAQSPDIAQGVDTAEDVRLGGSSDELDKQGAGDQGLMFGYACDDTPELFPLPIKIAQTLAEKLTEVRKDGTLAYLRPDGKTQVTIEYDDDNRAVRVDTVVLSTQHSEDVTQEQLKADIQAKVIEPVLEQFKTSVPFDGYKLHINPTGKFVVGGPMGDAGLTGRKIIVDTYGGMARHGGGAFSGKDPSKVDRSAAYAMRWVAKNIVAAGLARRAEVQVAYAIGVAKPVGVFVETFGTETVPVEKIQAAVLEVFDLRPGAILRDLDLLRPIYAKTAAYGHFGRELPEFTWEKTDRADALKAAAGV
- the coaBC gene encoding bifunctional phosphopantothenoylcysteine decarboxylase/phosphopantothenate--cysteine ligase CoaBC is translated as MVLGVTGGIAAYKAADLLRKLTESGLDVTVVPTREALRFVGAPTWEALSGKPVSTEVFENITDVPHVRIGQTADLVVVAPATANTMARAAHGMADDLLTNVLLTARCPVVFAPAMHTEMWEHAATQANVATLRERGALVIEPAEGRLTGKDTGKGRLPEPAEIAELCAEILARGRAELDLTGRHVVVSAGGTREYLDPVRFLGNRSSGLQGYALARAAAARGASVTLVAANVTLSDPAGVKVVRVESTSELRDAVLAESRAADAIVMAAAPADFRPTSFSDSKIKKAGDGSAPSIELEQNPDILATISHERSHPGQIVVGFAAETGDATGSVLELGRAKLARKGCDLLVVNDVSGGKVFGHADNEAVILSADGSSVDVPSGSKAVLSHVIWDQVTGLFSAQPTTDLQE
- the rpoZ gene encoding DNA-directed RNA polymerase subunit omega, whose protein sequence is MASPEIDAQGVTNPSIDDLLSKTDSKYRLVLYGAKRARQINAYYSQLGEGLLEYVGPLVETHVQEKPLSIALREINDDLLTCEEVDPAELAAEEAAAKAATTADPFAAAE
- the gmk gene encoding guanylate kinase yields the protein MAEQSRLVVLAGPTAVGKGTVAAAIRDEHPDVWYSVSATTRPPRPGEVDGVHYHFVSDEEFDRMVAEGELLEWATVHRVARYGTPRKPVEAALAAGRPALLEIDLQGARQVRETLNRDGGPEALFVFLAPPSWEELVRRLVGRGTESEEERERRLETARVELAAEAEFDVTIVNREVHDAAAQLVALMTAPSTDSEA